Part of the Sulfurovum sp. TSL6 genome, TATTTTTTATAAAATTCATCCGCACACCAATATTTTTTTCTAAAAAATTAGCATTTATAATATTGGGGAATTTTTCCATATATTTTTTAATTATTATTACTGTTCTATCAGTAGAACAGTCATCATCTATGACGATTTCAAAGGGAAAATCTGTCTCCTGCATCAGAAAACTATCTAATGATTCAGCAATGAAGTTTTCAAGATTGTATGTTCGAGTACAAATACTTACAAGTGGTGATGATAGATCACCTTTCCAGTTCTTCATAATTTCAGCTTCTGTACGCTCTATCATCTATGTATCCTTTTTCTAAACATTGGCATTATCTGTTCTAAAAAGTAAATATAGGAACCTGTATTCATCAGATAGTTGATAAGGATATATACAAAAGTAAATATACTTCCTTTTATCATTAACATGATAATGTTTATTTGATTTAAATTCTCAGTAATTAAGTTCGTAAAAATAACTACAAAAATTGCAATACTAGCTTGCACAACAAAAGGCTTTGCAAATATTATGAATGATAATTTAATTTCACGTGAGGCAAATAAAATATTTAAAAAGAGATCCCATAGTCCGACAACTATCAAACCATATAGAAAGGCGTCCATGCCCCAAATATATAAGACTCCGAAATTAATAAATGCTATTAGTACCTTATAAATTGCCATTCGTAACACAATCTTAGATTTTCCTCTACTCATTAGTATATTCATCAATAAAGCACCTATAGGACGTACAAACCCACTTAAAACAAGAATCTTAAAAATATATACAGACGGCAACCACTTATCTCCAAACAGTAAAACAATGAGTTCTTCGGAAACAAGATATAAAACACCAAGAAGCAAGAATGTAACAAAATTAATAATCCCAAACCCTTTTATCACAATTTGTTGAAATCTAAGCAGATTATTTTGTACTTTACTTAGCACTGGGAATAGAATGCTCATTAAACTCTCAGACGAATATCTGATTACAAAAAGATTTAATGATTTTGCCCGCTGATAGAATCCTAAAGATGTAGCATCAAAAAGTTTACCTATGATCATATAGTCTAACCGTGTAAAAACATTATCTATTAATCCTGTAAGAAACATTCTAAAACCAAATCCCCATAAGTGTAATAGTGCTTTGAATGAAAACTGTAAAGATGGTTTCCAGTGTGCTGTACTCCAGATCAGAACATTATAGATGATACCTTGCAATAAATTCTGTGTAACTAAACTCCAAACCCCTGCACCATAAAAAGCCAATAATACACCGACTACTCCACTTGTGAATGCAGAGATAAGACTCATCTTGTTTATAATTTTATAATTTAATTCTTTTCTTAATTTGACACTTTGAACACTGGATAATGCAGAGAGGATAAATGCAACTGACATCACTTCAGCTAAAGGGATCAATTCCGTATTGTTATAAAAATCAGCTATTTGTGATGCAGAAAAATAAATGATGAGACTTAAAAGAGAAGCAATAAAAATGTTGAAATAAAAAACAGAACTATAGTGGATAGGTAAAACTCTACGGCGTTGTATCAATGCGCCACCAAGACCTACATCAGTAAAGATTTCAGCGATCCCTATGATTACCATCACCATAGCGATCAAGCCAAATTCGGACGGTTCTAGTAACCTTGCTAAAAATATGGAAATGACAAAACCCATTCCACTGCGGGCTATCTTTCCAAAAAAATCCCAGATAAAGGCTATTTTGGCTTTTTCTTTTAAATTATCCAAGATAAAAAAGTCCTAATATAAATCTGGAGTAGCCATTATGACTACTCCATATATAATTCAAAGAAAAGATTATTTGATAAATCTTCGTCTAAATGGGTAGAAGAGTCCTAAGGCTATCATAAGTAGGAACGTCATATCAAAGTTCTTACTATTAGGGTTATATGTACAACCACCACCACTACTATTCGCAACAACTGTATCTATACTTGTATCCTCTACCACATTTACGGTTCTTGTGACCTGAGTAGCTTCATTGCCAGCAGAATCATTGACATCATAGGTCACTATATATTGTCCAAGTACATCGGTATCAACTGGATTAACTGTTACAATATTTCCTGTAATGTTACCATCTACATTATCCACTGCAGTAGCACCAGCATCTATGTATACACTTCCTTTCAAAACATTGATCGGAGTATCTCCAAGCAGAGTAATAATAGGGATAGTACCATCAACAACATTCACTATTCTTGTA contains:
- a CDS encoding lipopolysaccharide biosynthesis protein, encoding MDNLKEKAKIAFIWDFFGKIARSGMGFVISIFLARLLEPSEFGLIAMVMVIIGIAEIFTDVGLGGALIQRRRVLPIHYSSVFYFNIFIASLLSLIIYFSASQIADFYNNTELIPLAEVMSVAFILSALSSVQSVKLRKELNYKIINKMSLISAFTSGVVGVLLAFYGAGVWSLVTQNLLQGIIYNVLIWSTAHWKPSLQFSFKALLHLWGFGFRMFLTGLIDNVFTRLDYMIIGKLFDATSLGFYQRAKSLNLFVIRYSSESLMSILFPVLSKVQNNLLRFQQIVIKGFGIINFVTFLLLGVLYLVSEELIVLLFGDKWLPSVYIFKILVLSGFVRPIGALLMNILMSRGKSKIVLRMAIYKVLIAFINFGVLYIWGMDAFLYGLIVVGLWDLFLNILFASREIKLSFIIFAKPFVVQASIAIFVVIFTNLITENLNQINIIMLMIKGSIFTFVYILINYLMNTGSYIYFLEQIMPMFRKRIHR